The following DNA comes from Nitrospira sp..
TTGCCGGTGTCCGCGGGTACGGCGGTAATTCTTGCGGCGTTTCTTCTTGAACACAGTAATTGAACGAGTTCGTCCGTGACGCACAATTTGGGCCGTTACCGTCGCGCCACTGATAAGTGGTTGTCCAACCAGGAGCCCGCCCTCACCATGCACGAGACGGACTTGGTTCAGCTCGATTTGGGATCCGACATCTCCGGGTAGGCTCGCAACCTGAATCGTCGCTCCTGCTTCAACTCGATATTGCTTACCGCCCGTTTCAATAATTGCGTACATGTCTCTTCTCCGAAATTAAAGAACGCTTCATTTAACATGTGGTGACTGAGACTGTCAAGCGGAAGCAGGGGTGTCTGAGATCCCAGATGCGAGCAGGCCCCCTCTCTTGGAGGGCTAGGCTGGAGCCTGCGTCAACGCGTATGGTCTGCTCCATCGAGGTAGGGGAGTGAACAGCAGACGGTCCTCTTTTGGACTGGGAGCGCACGCAGAACAATGCCGCACGCCAATAAGTTTGTGATTCGTACCTACCACCGGATTCCCGTTCGTTGTGCCCTATATTACTTGGGTGACGATTTTCTTGGAAAGGGAATGGTGATCAATCTTTGCCGGAACGGGTTCCGGGTGTTGGGCGACCACCAGGTCGTACCAGGTATGGAATTGGCGGTTCGAATTACGCTCCTAGATAAGGATGAGCCGGTGGAAATCCAGCGGGTAACCGTTCGCTGGGTGCGCGGGCTGCTGTTTGGTGCCAAAGTCGTGACGATGAGTCCGGATGGTGAAGATCGAATCGGAACGTTTCTCAGTGCTCGCTTGCGCGCGTATTGTGCGTCTTCTTAGTTCCAGTGCCGGTCCCTTTGCTTGACCCTCAAGTAGCCTCACGCTATATTTCACTCGGCACACGGCCTGACAACAGGTTTCCTTAACCGCGGAGATTGCTCTCAATGCTGGAGCCGGTCGAAAAAATTTGGATGGACGGAAAATTTGTGGCGTGGGGCGAGGCAAATGTCCATATTCTCACGCATTCGCTCCACTATGGCCTGGCAGCGTTTGAGGGTCTCCGGTGTTACAAAGGAAAATCAGGATCCGCCATCTTTCGACTTCAGGAGCACGTCGATCGACTGTTCAACTCCGCGCACATCGGCATGATGGGCATGCCCTATGACCAAAAACAGATCACCGATGCTATTCTAGAAACGGT
Coding sequences within:
- the rplU gene encoding 50S ribosomal protein L21, with the translated sequence MYAIIETGGKQYRVEAGATIQVASLPGDVGSQIELNQVRLVHGEGGLLVGQPLISGATVTAQIVRHGRTRSITVFKKKRRKNYRRTRGHRQGFTKLLITNIASA
- a CDS encoding PilZ domain-containing protein encodes the protein MPHANKFVIRTYHRIPVRCALYYLGDDFLGKGMVINLCRNGFRVLGDHQVVPGMELAVRITLLDKDEPVEIQRVTVRWVRGLLFGAKVVTMSPDGEDRIGTFLSARLRAYCASS